From a single Shewanella denitrificans OS217 genomic region:
- a CDS encoding OmpA family protein — translation MMMNTLKVVLLTSMLPFAASAAEELTPWYVGGGVGVNNYEPSCDLKTMKTCGKDDPYAWDVFGGYMFNEYFGLELGYRDLGRAEWTDYSNKSHDVGARGASLGLVALIPLANNWSITAEAGAFNYLLSNKKQTSTEYYSDSGVAPYIGAGIGYNFTENLMLQAKYRRYETLNEKQWDTLSMESNYWGLALSYRFGTAAKPVAAKPAPVAPMAPAVPGDADKDGVNDNIDKCPDTPMTHKVDATGCSVYEFVTKMYDLGKVLFDNDSAVIKPGYYADMEILGDHLVKYPAHTVIIEGHASNVGKPDYNMSLSERRAQAVATALMTKYGISASRIKSVGYGVTKPKMAGNTAEAHRVNRRIEAIVTGTEKRVVLR, via the coding sequence ATGATGATGAACACATTAAAAGTAGTATTACTCACCTCAATGTTACCTTTTGCAGCAAGCGCAGCAGAAGAACTCACTCCTTGGTATGTTGGCGGCGGCGTTGGCGTTAACAACTACGAACCAAGCTGTGACCTAAAAACCATGAAGACCTGTGGCAAAGACGACCCGTACGCATGGGACGTGTTTGGTGGTTATATGTTCAACGAATATTTTGGTCTTGAATTGGGCTACCGCGACCTAGGCCGCGCCGAATGGACAGATTACAGCAACAAATCACACGATGTTGGCGCTCGTGGTGCATCACTAGGCCTAGTGGCTCTTATTCCGCTAGCTAATAACTGGAGCATCACTGCAGAAGCGGGTGCTTTTAATTATTTACTTTCTAACAAAAAGCAAACTAGCACTGAATATTACAGTGATAGTGGTGTAGCACCTTATATTGGTGCCGGTATAGGCTACAACTTTACCGAAAACTTAATGTTACAAGCTAAATACCGTCGTTATGAAACACTTAACGAAAAACAGTGGGATACACTGTCGATGGAAAGCAACTACTGGGGCCTAGCACTAAGCTACCGCTTCGGTACTGCCGCAAAACCTGTTGCAGCTAAACCAGCTCCTGTAGCCCCTATGGCTCCAGCTGTACCAGGTGATGCTGATAAAGACGGCGTGAACGATAACATTGATAAGTGCCCTGACACACCTATGACTCACAAAGTCGATGCTACAGGCTGTTCAGTGTATGAGTTTGTGACAAAAATGTATGACCTAGGCAAGGTGTTATTCGATAACGATTCCGCGGTTATCAAACCAGGTTATTATGCTGATATGGAAATTCTAGGCGACCACCTAGTGAAGTATCCAGCACACACAGTGATCATCGAAGGCCATGCATCAAATGTCGGCAAACCTGATTACAATATGTCGTTATCAGAGCGCCGAGCTCAAGCGGTAGCCACTGCATTAATGACTAAATACGGCATCAGTGCAAGTCGTATCAAGTCTGTAGGTTATGGTGTGACTAAGCCTAAAATGGCTGGTAACACTGCAGAAGCTCACAGAGTGAACCGTCGCATCGAAGCGATTGTAACTGGTACAGAGAAGCGCGTAGTACTACGTTAA
- a CDS encoding DUF3545 family protein, with protein sequence MDRLDYGTGVDEVIERPTRTKSANKKRKWREIEAIKDKHRLIKELQDMDYNFDYDSAMR encoded by the coding sequence ATGGATCGTTTAGATTATGGTACTGGAGTTGATGAAGTTATTGAAAGGCCCACTCGAACCAAGAGCGCGAATAAAAAGCGTAAATGGCGCGAAATTGAGGCCATCAAGGATAAACACCGCTTAATCAAAGAACTACAAGATATGGATTACAACTTCGATTATGATTCTGCAATGCGTTAA
- the tal gene encoding transaldolase produces the protein MANTLAQLKSLTTIVADTGDIEAIKRYQPQDATTNPSLILKASQIPEYAPYIDQAIAWAKTQSNDVAQQIEDAGDKLAVTIGVEILKYVPGRMSTEVDARLSFDKQKSIDKAHKLIKLYQEAGIDKSRILIKLASTWEGICAAKELEQEGINCNLTLLFSFAQARACAEAGVYLVSPFVGRILDWYKKDTGQDYTAETDPGVISVTEIYNYYKQHGHNTVVMGASFRNTGEIIELAGCDRLTIGPALLEELANSDQLVVQKLKPALTQTAAPAPMSEAEFRWDFNEDAMAVDKLAEGIRNFAIDQGKLEVMLKAKLA, from the coding sequence ATGGCTAACACACTCGCACAGCTTAAATCACTGACCACTATCGTTGCCGATACCGGCGACATCGAAGCGATTAAGCGTTATCAGCCGCAAGATGCGACCACCAATCCATCACTGATCCTAAAAGCGTCGCAAATTCCTGAATACGCACCTTACATAGATCAAGCCATCGCCTGGGCTAAGACGCAAAGTAACGACGTCGCCCAGCAAATAGAAGATGCCGGCGATAAGCTTGCAGTCACTATCGGCGTTGAAATTTTAAAATATGTGCCAGGGCGCATGTCTACCGAAGTCGATGCACGCTTATCTTTCGATAAACAAAAGTCTATCGATAAAGCCCACAAGCTGATTAAGTTATATCAAGAAGCCGGCATTGATAAATCACGTATTTTGATCAAACTAGCCTCTACGTGGGAAGGTATTTGCGCCGCCAAAGAGCTTGAACAAGAAGGCATCAACTGTAACTTAACCTTATTGTTTAGCTTTGCTCAAGCCCGCGCCTGCGCCGAAGCTGGGGTTTACTTAGTGTCGCCTTTTGTTGGTCGCATTTTAGATTGGTATAAGAAAGACACAGGCCAAGATTACACAGCAGAAACCGACCCTGGCGTTATCTCGGTTACTGAGATTTATAACTACTACAAACAGCATGGTCACAACACTGTGGTTATGGGTGCAAGTTTTAGAAACACAGGTGAAATCATCGAACTTGCCGGTTGCGATCGTTTAACCATAGGCCCAGCCCTGTTAGAAGAATTAGCCAACAGCGACCAGCTTGTAGTGCAAAAGCTAAAACCTGCTCTAACACAAACAGCAGCACCTGCACCTATGAGTGAAGCCGAGTTCCGTTGGGACTTTAATGAAGATGCCATGGCAGTAGATAAGCTTGCAGAAGGCATACGTAACTTCGCCATAGACCAAGGCAAACTTGAAGTCATGCTAAAAGCAAAACTGGCTTAG
- a CDS encoding OmpA family protein, with amino-acid sequence MMKNTLKVVLLTSMLPFSASADEGLTPWYVGTGVGINNYEPNCDLMTMKTCSKDDPYAWDVHGGYLFNENFGIELGYLDLGRAEWTDYSNKSHDVGARGLSLGLVALFPLANKWSITAEAGAMNYLIYNKKQWHTEYYSDSGVAPYVGAGIGYNFTDNLMLQAKYRRYENLDEKQWNTLSMESNYWGLALNYRFGTAAKPAAKPAPIAPAAPGDADKDGVNDNIDKCPNTPMTHKVDAKGCSVYEFVTQKYDLGSILFDNDSSVIKPGAYSDVEILVSHLEKYPQHTVVIEGHASNVGTPDYNLLLSERRANAVAALVTSKYKINGSRIKSVGYGLTKPQMAGNSAEAHRLNRRIEAIVTGTEKRVVLR; translated from the coding sequence ATGATGAAGAACACATTAAAGGTTGTATTACTCACCTCAATGTTACCTTTTTCCGCTAGCGCAGATGAAGGTCTAACACCTTGGTATGTTGGCACTGGCGTAGGGATTAACAACTACGAACCCAACTGTGATTTAATGACCATGAAGACCTGTAGCAAAGACGACCCCTATGCATGGGACGTACACGGCGGCTACCTATTTAACGAAAACTTTGGTATCGAATTGGGCTACCTAGATTTAGGCCGTGCCGAGTGGACCGATTATAGTAACAAATCACATGACGTAGGTGCACGTGGTCTGTCTTTAGGTTTAGTGGCTCTATTTCCACTGGCTAACAAATGGAGCATCACTGCTGAAGCTGGTGCAATGAACTACCTTATTTATAATAAGAAACAGTGGCACACTGAATACTACAGTGACAGCGGTGTAGCCCCTTATGTTGGTGCTGGCATAGGTTATAATTTTACTGATAACTTAATGTTGCAAGCTAAGTACCGACGTTATGAAAACCTTGATGAAAAACAGTGGAACACACTGTCAATGGAAAGCAACTACTGGGGCTTAGCACTAAACTATCGCTTCGGCACTGCGGCTAAACCAGCTGCTAAACCAGCTCCAATAGCCCCTGCAGCACCAGGCGACGCTGACAAAGACGGCGTGAACGACAACATTGATAAGTGTCCTAACACACCTATGACTCACAAAGTTGACGCTAAAGGGTGTTCAGTGTATGAGTTTGTTACTCAAAAATATGACCTAGGTAGCATATTGTTCGATAACGATTCATCAGTTATCAAACCAGGTGCTTATTCCGATGTTGAGATTTTAGTGTCTCACCTAGAAAAATATCCACAGCACACTGTGGTTATCGAAGGTCACGCCTCTAACGTAGGTACTCCTGACTATAACTTACTGCTTTCTGAGCGTCGTGCTAATGCCGTTGCTGCTTTAGTGACAAGCAAGTACAAAATCAATGGTAGCCGTATTAAGTCAGTTGGCTATGGTCTTACTAAGCCACAGATGGCAGGTAACAGCGCTGAAGCTCACAGACTTAACCGTCGCATCGAAGCAATTGTTACCGGCACTGAGAAGCGTGTAGTGCTTCGTTAA
- a CDS encoding alanine/glycine:cation symporter family protein — translation MLETSVNFLNGLLWGKLLVYGLVGAGLFFTVRLGFIQITHFVHGLKVLAISRRPGKHGLSSFQVFCTSMAARVGAGNMAGVAVAIGAAGPGAVFWMWAIAVLGMATAMIESTLAQIYKVKDEDGQYRGGPSYYMEKGLGQRWMGVLFSVFLIIAFGLVFNAVQANTITGAMTQVFGFEPLYVGIGIVLLSGYVIMGGLKKVAKVSEFVVPVMALAYVAIAFVVVFMNIEQLPAVFSLVINSAFGWQEAAAGGVAYSVAQAMQAGIARGLFSNEAGMGSAANVAASASPNPNHPASQGFVQMMGVFFDTLVICTATAAIILLSGDVASSGDGIAKTINALSSHVGDWGGAFIAISILLFCFTSIIANYSYAETNVMFLSGNSKKALPLFRLLVLGMVMFGALAKIGLVWDLADVSMGLMAIVNIVALLLLSGLAIRVINDYREQISAGKEPIFDVKEFPELDEQLEGGIWTASKATDKR, via the coding sequence ATGTTAGAAACCAGTGTTAACTTTTTAAATGGCTTGCTCTGGGGCAAGTTACTTGTTTATGGGCTAGTAGGTGCAGGTTTATTTTTTACTGTTCGGTTAGGCTTTATTCAAATTACGCATTTTGTCCATGGCTTAAAGGTGCTGGCCATTAGTCGCAGGCCCGGTAAGCATGGATTGTCATCGTTTCAAGTTTTCTGTACCAGTATGGCTGCTAGGGTCGGTGCGGGTAACATGGCAGGGGTTGCAGTGGCTATTGGTGCTGCGGGACCTGGCGCCGTGTTTTGGATGTGGGCCATCGCCGTACTTGGCATGGCGACAGCCATGATTGAGTCAACGTTAGCGCAAATTTATAAAGTCAAAGATGAAGATGGTCAGTATCGTGGTGGACCTTCTTACTACATGGAGAAAGGGCTAGGTCAGCGCTGGATGGGCGTTTTATTTTCTGTGTTTTTGATTATTGCTTTTGGTCTAGTGTTTAATGCCGTGCAGGCCAATACCATTACTGGCGCCATGACTCAGGTATTTGGTTTTGAGCCACTGTATGTCGGCATAGGCATAGTGTTACTCAGTGGTTACGTCATCATGGGCGGGCTTAAAAAGGTCGCTAAGGTGTCAGAATTTGTTGTGCCTGTGATGGCGCTGGCTTATGTTGCCATTGCTTTTGTGGTGGTATTTATGAATATTGAGCAGTTGCCTGCGGTATTTAGCTTAGTGATAAATAGCGCCTTTGGTTGGCAAGAGGCGGCAGCTGGCGGCGTGGCTTACAGTGTTGCTCAAGCCATGCAAGCGGGTATTGCGCGGGGATTATTCTCTAATGAAGCGGGCATGGGCAGTGCGGCTAATGTGGCGGCAAGTGCCTCACCTAACCCCAATCATCCTGCATCCCAAGGTTTTGTACAGATGATGGGGGTGTTTTTTGATACCTTAGTTATATGTACGGCAACGGCTGCTATTATTTTACTGTCCGGAGATGTCGCAAGCTCTGGCGATGGTATTGCTAAAACCATCAATGCATTATCGTCACATGTAGGTGATTGGGGGGGGGCCTTCATTGCCATTTCTATCCTGTTATTTTGCTTTACGTCTATTATTGCTAATTACTCTTATGCAGAAACCAACGTCATGTTCCTATCTGGCAACAGTAAAAAAGCCTTACCATTGTTCAGACTGCTTGTGCTGGGGATGGTGATGTTTGGTGCCTTAGCTAAAATTGGCCTAGTGTGGGATCTTGCCGATGTTTCCATGGGCCTGATGGCAATAGTCAACATAGTGGCACTGTTACTTTTATCCGGCTTAGCTATTCGAGTGATTAACGATTACCG
- the pgi gene encoding glucose-6-phosphate isomerase has product MTQLTQSSCWQALIADAAKLPHMRDLFAQNPQRFEQMSLNACGLFLDYSKNRADETTLKLLFSLAKEAKLTEKIAAMFNGDIINTTEQRAVLHTALRSKACQDIRVDGVNIVPEVQQTLDKMAQFVDSVQTGQCKGYTGKRITDIVSIGIGGSFLGPKIVSQALRPYWKAGLNCHFVANVDASSICEKLKLLNAETTLFVMSSKSFGTQETLTNTLSAKDWFLDQGATQADIAKHFVAVTSNVTKATEFGMDADNIFPMWDWVGGRYSLWSAIGLPIALLIGMDNFRLLLDGAHQMDEHVKAAPLEQNMPVIMALLSVLYTNFHGAQSHVVLTYDHYLRGLPAYFQQLDMESNGKSVTLNGTQVDYSTGPVIWGGEGTNGQHAYHQLLHQGTALIPADFIMPLQSHNPLGEHHAQLASNCFGQTQALMQGRTFEEAMAELSQSSLNEADKTLIAKHKVMLGNKPSNTLLMDKLTPQTLGSLIALYEHRTLVQGAIWQINSFDQWGVELGKQLGNDVLARIGAAHNATELDSSSNALINRFRQGKI; this is encoded by the coding sequence ATGACACAACTTACTCAAAGCAGCTGCTGGCAGGCCCTTATTGCCGATGCAGCCAAGCTGCCTCACATGCGAGACTTATTTGCTCAAAACCCTCAAAGGTTTGAGCAGATGAGCCTGAACGCCTGTGGTCTTTTTTTGGACTACTCAAAAAACCGTGCGGATGAGACCACACTTAAACTATTATTTTCATTAGCGAAAGAAGCAAAGCTTACAGAAAAAATAGCCGCCATGTTTAATGGTGACATTATTAATACCACTGAGCAGCGCGCAGTATTACATACCGCCCTTCGCAGTAAAGCCTGCCAAGATATACGCGTCGATGGGGTTAATATTGTCCCAGAAGTGCAGCAAACCTTGGATAAAATGGCTCAATTTGTGGATTCAGTGCAAACTGGACAATGCAAAGGCTACACAGGCAAGCGCATCACTGACATAGTCAGCATTGGTATTGGTGGCTCATTCTTAGGCCCTAAGATAGTCTCACAAGCGCTACGCCCTTATTGGAAGGCCGGGCTTAATTGCCATTTCGTTGCCAATGTCGATGCCAGTTCAATTTGTGAAAAATTAAAGCTGCTTAATGCTGAAACCACTTTGTTTGTTATGTCATCAAAGTCTTTTGGCACTCAAGAAACCTTGACCAATACCTTAAGCGCTAAAGATTGGTTCTTAGACCAAGGCGCCACTCAGGCTGATATCGCTAAGCACTTCGTTGCTGTGACCTCAAACGTCACCAAGGCCACTGAATTTGGCATGGACGCAGACAATATTTTCCCTATGTGGGACTGGGTCGGTGGTCGATATTCTCTGTGGTCAGCCATAGGATTACCTATTGCGCTATTAATTGGTATGGACAATTTCCGTTTGCTGCTCGATGGCGCCCATCAAATGGATGAGCACGTTAAAGCCGCGCCATTAGAGCAAAACATGCCAGTCATCATGGCGCTGTTGTCTGTGCTTTATACTAATTTCCATGGGGCTCAGTCTCATGTGGTATTGACCTATGACCATTATTTACGTGGGCTCCCTGCCTATTTCCAGCAACTCGATATGGAAAGCAATGGTAAATCGGTAACCTTAAATGGCACTCAAGTGGATTACAGCACAGGGCCTGTCATTTGGGGCGGTGAAGGCACCAATGGTCAGCACGCTTACCACCAATTGTTGCATCAAGGCACAGCACTTATTCCTGCCGATTTTATTATGCCATTGCAAAGTCATAATCCGCTGGGCGAACACCATGCACAACTTGCATCTAACTGTTTTGGTCAAACTCAAGCCCTAATGCAAGGTCGAACCTTCGAAGAGGCCATGGCAGAGCTTTCTCAAAGCTCACTTAATGAAGCCGATAAAACCCTCATCGCTAAACACAAGGTGATGCTGGGCAACAAGCCTAGTAACACCTTGCTGATGGATAAGCTAACGCCGCAAACCTTAGGTTCGCTTATCGCACTCTATGAGCACAGAACCTTAGTACAAGGCGCGATTTGGCAAATTAACTCATTCGATCAGTGGGGTGTTGAGCTTGGAAAGCAGCTCGGCAATGATGTGCTAGCTCGAATTGGTGCGGCGCACAATGCCACAGAACTCGATTCATCCAGCAATGCACTGATAAATCGGTTCAGGCAAGGTAAAATTTAA
- a CDS encoding hemerythrin domain-containing protein, whose product MLKRLLQDHKHISILLNILAQKRQLLSAGSGVDFKVIRDIVEYMQVYAEHSHHPVEDIIFSYFTAQSKAVNDNKLDAEHHKLIESTQNLMFSINLVLSDVVLSKDQLVADLSDYLTQQRQHMEYEEQQLFPLFEQHLTEADWQDINQACQQKLIDDPLFSQTDDALFESLKEYLIKAETNL is encoded by the coding sequence ATGCTGAAACGGTTATTACAAGATCACAAACATATCTCAATTTTACTGAATATTTTGGCTCAGAAGCGCCAGCTTCTCTCGGCAGGCAGTGGCGTCGACTTCAAAGTGATAAGAGACATAGTTGAGTATATGCAGGTTTATGCTGAGCACAGTCATCACCCAGTAGAAGACATTATCTTCAGTTATTTTACAGCCCAATCCAAAGCGGTTAATGATAATAAGCTAGACGCTGAGCACCATAAGCTCATTGAGTCGACACAAAATCTCATGTTTAGTATTAACCTCGTTCTATCTGATGTTGTTCTATCTAAAGATCAGCTGGTGGCTGACTTAAGTGATTATCTGACTCAACAACGCCAGCATATGGAATATGAAGAACAGCAATTATTTCCGCTATTTGAGCAGCATTTAACTGAGGCTGATTGGCAAGATATCAACCAAGCTTGTCAGCAGAAGTTGATAGATGACCCCTTGTTTAGCCAAACCGATGATGCGTTATTTGAATCTTTAAAAGAGTACTTAATTAAAGCCGAAACTAATCTCTGA
- the thrC gene encoding threonine synthase, which yields MELYNLKHVSERVNFSQALQLGLGKDRGLFFPSQIPKLDDMDAILALPFVARCKTILGAWLSDELGQNQVDMLVEQAFNFSLPLTRVDDNRACLELFHGPTLAFKDFGARFMAQCISALAEDKRLTILTATSGDTGAAVADAFFGLDKVQVVVLYPKGKISLLQEKMFTTLGENIHTIAVESDFDACQELVKQSFEDNELRQTLGLNSANSINISRLLAQICYYFEAVAQVRQYSDKDIVVSVPSGNFGNLTAGLFAKAMGLPIARFIAATNSNDTVPRYLVNGQWVPHTTVATLSNAMDVSEPSNWPRVEAICAAMGWPLSVISGVMVDEVQTAASLTSLASLGYQSEPHASIAAQGLVTLKEHETGIFLGTAHPAKFKDVVDSILGTDLALPQALRAVEAKTILSRPLAADFGLLKSHLLQKLA from the coding sequence ATGGAATTATATAATTTAAAGCATGTGTCGGAGCGAGTAAATTTCAGTCAAGCCTTGCAGTTGGGATTAGGTAAGGACAGAGGGCTATTTTTCCCAAGCCAGATCCCCAAACTTGATGACATGGACGCCATCTTAGCGCTGCCTTTTGTCGCCCGTTGTAAGACAATCCTCGGCGCTTGGCTCAGTGATGAGTTAGGTCAAAATCAGGTTGATATGTTAGTGGAGCAGGCGTTTAATTTCTCACTGCCTTTGACTCGTGTGGATGACAATAGGGCCTGTCTCGAACTTTTTCATGGTCCAACCTTGGCCTTTAAAGATTTCGGCGCTCGTTTTATGGCTCAGTGCATTAGCGCCTTAGCCGAAGATAAACGTCTGACCATTTTAACCGCGACATCAGGTGACACTGGGGCCGCGGTGGCCGATGCATTTTTCGGCCTAGATAAGGTACAAGTGGTGGTACTTTATCCTAAGGGCAAAATAAGTCTGCTGCAGGAGAAGATGTTTACTACCTTAGGCGAAAATATCCACACTATAGCGGTAGAGTCTGACTTTGATGCTTGTCAGGAACTGGTTAAACAATCTTTTGAGGATAATGAACTTAGGCAAACGTTAGGGCTTAATTCTGCCAATTCTATCAATATCAGCCGTTTGTTGGCGCAGATTTGTTATTACTTTGAAGCTGTCGCTCAAGTAAGGCAATACAGCGATAAAGACATCGTTGTCTCAGTGCCCAGTGGCAATTTTGGTAATTTAACCGCAGGGCTATTTGCCAAGGCCATGGGCTTACCCATAGCGCGCTTTATTGCTGCCACTAACAGCAACGATACTGTGCCTCGTTATCTTGTTAATGGTCAATGGGTCCCTCATACCACGGTTGCCACCTTATCCAATGCGATGGACGTCTCAGAGCCAAGTAATTGGCCAAGAGTTGAGGCGATATGTGCAGCGATGGGCTGGCCGTTAAGTGTGATAAGCGGTGTTATGGTGGATGAAGTCCAAACAGCAGCATCACTGACCTCTCTGGCAAGCTTAGGCTACCAATCAGAGCCCCACGCCAGTATTGCTGCTCAGGGGCTGGTTACGCTTAAGGAACATGAAACCGGCATATTTTTAGGTACGGCCCATCCGGCTAAATTTAAGGATGTAGTCGACAGCATATTGGGCACAGACTTAGCCTTGCCTCAAGCCTTACGCGCCGTGGAAGCTAAAACTATCCTTTCTAGGCCCCTTGCAGCGGACTTTGGTCTGCTTAAATCTCATTTGCTGCAAAAACTAGCCTAA
- a CDS encoding phosphoketolase family protein: protein MTQANEIKALKKYVRATNFLATSQIYLKQNVLYKRQLEHTDIKPRLLGHWGTCPGINFVYANINRLIVKHNREFIYLVGPGHGFPAVQANLFMEGSLSHFYPETIPFTETGIEDICKKFSAAYGYPSHANPEAPGQILEGGELGYSLSVAWGSVLDNPNLIAACLIGDGEAETGPLAASWYANRLVSPANNGAVLPIVHINGYKISGPTRMGRMSHEELDLEFRGLGYHPIIVDDEQDTDIYEQMTAAMDLSYEMITDIQRRARSGEDVVKPRWPVILMRTAKGWTGTSEYAGKKLEGNCESHQVIVNNCATDKGHLNALDQWLASYKFDELVQTTETGELVFDKDILLLIPPKDLCCGRQRLSYGGEVVRALANPDLAKLGYGAETPRGQRGYSMLKMGQWMRDAFKLNRDQRNLRIFSPDETYSNQLQAVFEETDRAWQWPIESWDQDMSRDGRVIELLSENLLFGMLHGYTVTGRHGMFPTYEAFSQVVSSMADQYCKYVHASQGIHFRKPIPACNVVLSSLLERQDHNGYSHQNPSFLGAMLEKHPNIISAYLPADANSTLVYTERAYGDRDKLNIIVAGKKSLPQWLSLDEARKQAKDGIMVWDFASDENPDVVLAGCGDYATQECMASLVLIREILPRVRIRFVSVSELHSSGLGSLKFQSKPWMMDEVFTEDKGVVFNYHGYPNTIKKLVFDYKGNRRFRIKGYEEEGSTTTPFDMGVRNGTSRYHLVIDMAYKLFQQGVIDETQHVRITTDMLQRLVDHKNYIKANGVDPVEIENWVWTR, encoded by the coding sequence ATGACACAAGCTAACGAAATTAAGGCGCTTAAAAAGTATGTTAGAGCAACAAACTTTTTAGCCACCTCTCAAATCTACCTTAAGCAAAACGTCCTCTACAAACGTCAGCTTGAGCACACAGATATTAAGCCTAGATTACTGGGGCACTGGGGAACTTGCCCAGGGATCAACTTTGTCTACGCCAACATAAACCGACTTATCGTTAAGCATAATCGTGAATTTATCTATCTTGTAGGCCCAGGTCATGGCTTCCCTGCGGTGCAGGCCAACCTATTTATGGAAGGTTCCCTAAGCCATTTTTATCCAGAAACCATCCCATTTACAGAAACTGGCATCGAAGATATTTGTAAAAAATTCTCAGCGGCATACGGTTATCCATCACATGCTAACCCAGAAGCCCCAGGCCAAATCCTTGAAGGTGGTGAGCTAGGTTATTCCTTGTCTGTCGCATGGGGCTCTGTGCTCGATAACCCCAACCTGATTGCAGCCTGTTTAATTGGTGATGGTGAAGCTGAAACTGGACCACTGGCCGCCTCTTGGTACGCTAACCGCTTAGTGTCTCCAGCCAATAACGGTGCGGTATTGCCAATCGTGCATATCAATGGCTATAAAATTTCAGGTCCCACTCGCATGGGCCGCATGAGCCATGAAGAACTTGATTTAGAATTCCGCGGTCTGGGCTATCACCCCATCATTGTCGATGACGAACAGGATACTGACATCTATGAGCAGATGACAGCGGCAATGGATTTATCCTATGAGATGATCACCGACATACAGCGCCGCGCTCGCTCTGGTGAAGATGTGGTTAAGCCGCGCTGGCCGGTGATCTTAATGAGAACAGCTAAAGGCTGGACGGGTACCTCTGAATACGCAGGTAAAAAGCTTGAAGGCAACTGCGAATCTCACCAAGTTATCGTTAACAATTGTGCTACCGACAAGGGCCACCTAAACGCGCTTGATCAATGGCTCGCCAGCTACAAATTTGATGAACTAGTACAAACCACTGAAACTGGCGAATTAGTATTTGATAAAGACATTTTATTGCTAATACCACCAAAAGACTTATGCTGTGGCCGCCAACGCTTAAGCTACGGTGGTGAAGTGGTACGTGCCTTAGCTAATCCAGATTTGGCTAAGCTGGGTTATGGCGCCGAAACCCCGCGTGGACAACGTGGTTACTCCATGTTGAAAATGGGCCAGTGGATGCGTGATGCATTTAAACTGAACCGCGATCAACGTAATCTGCGTATCTTCAGCCCAGATGAAACCTATTCAAACCAACTTCAAGCCGTGTTTGAAGAAACAGATCGCGCTTGGCAGTGGCCAATTGAAAGCTGGGATCAAGATATGTCTCGTGATGGCCGCGTGATTGAGTTGCTGTCAGAGAACTTGCTGTTCGGTATGTTACACGGTTACACAGTAACGGGTCGTCACGGCATGTTCCCAACGTATGAGGCTTTCTCTCAAGTTGTCTCTTCTATGGCAGACCAATACTGTAAATATGTGCATGCAAGCCAAGGTATACATTTTCGTAAGCCCATTCCTGCGTGTAACGTCGTATTGTCTTCACTGCTAGAGCGCCAAGATCACAACGGTTATTCTCACCAGAACCCGTCTTTCCTAGGCGCCATGCTAGAGAAGCACCCCAACATTATCTCGGCTTATTTACCCGCAGATGCTAACAGCACCTTGGTTTACACCGAACGTGCTTATGGAGATCGCGATAAACTCAACATTATCGTCGCCGGAAAGAAATCGCTACCCCAGTGGTTATCGCTGGATGAAGCCCGCAAGCAGGCCAAAGATGGCATCATGGTGTGGGATTTTGCCTCTGATGAAAACCCAGACGTGGTACTGGCTGGTTGTGGTGATTACGCCACTCAAGAATGCATGGCCTCACTAGTACTAATCCGTGAGATTTTACCCAGAGTGCGCATCCGTTTTGTCAGTGTGTCAGAACTTCACAGCAGCGGCTTAGGTAGCCTTAAGTTCCAAAGCAAGCCTTGGATGATGGATGAAGTCTTCACCGAAGATAAAGGCGTGGTATTTAACTATCATGGCTATCCAAACACCATCAAAAAGCTAGTATTTGATTATAAGGGTAACCGTCGTTTCCGCATCAAGGGTTATGAAGAAGAAGGTTCAACGACTACACCCTTTGACATGGGCGTGCGTAATGGTACTTCGCGCTACCACTTAGTTATCGATATGGCTTACAAGTTGTTCCAACAAGGGGTGATTGATGAAACGCAACACGTTCGCATCACTACCGATATGTTACAACGTCTGGTTGACCACAAGAATTACATCAAAGCCAACGGCGTAGATCCAGTTGAAATCGAAAACTGGGTATGGACTCGCTAA